The sequence TAGCGTAGATTGTCGCTTGAGATGTCGGATATGACCAGGGTTATGAGGTTGCTCATGATCACCATCTTGACCTGTACGGCTTGTAGTTCTCTGTCTTTCTGAGATGTTTAGCTAGTAGCCTGGCTTGTGTGTTGATCAGGTTTCGATAGTCCGCCTCCGATTGGGCCATACAGTTTGTTACTATCCTCCATACTTGCTTGACAGGCTCCCTGTCTTCTCTACGGCTGAGCTTCATGAATAGGTCTGGGTCACGTCTTGCTTGGGCTATCAGTGGCCTGTCGACACATGGTGCTCGAAACTCCTCCATCAAATCAAGTACCAAGGACATTCTGCCAGGTCTGGGCTTGTGGAGGAAGCCGACGTAAGGGTTCAGGCCTGCTAGAAATACTGCCCTCCAACACTCCTTGAGTAGGGCTG is a genomic window of Candidatus Bathyarchaeota archaeon containing:
- the cas1 gene encoding CRISPR-associated endonuclease Cas1 — protein: QLAREFISGKIHNQRMILLEYSYLSKRAGAHGPYFWGEADNLKDSMSTLTQAKSIEEILNIEAHTARIYWISISKILPEKLNFTQRIPRSRTPPDGEVDPFNIALNIGYSALLKECWRAVFLAGLNPYVGFLHKPRPGRMSLVLDLMEEFRAPCVDRPLIAQARRDPDLFMKLSRREDREPVKQVWRIVTNCMAQSEADYRNLINTQARLLAKHLRKTENYKPYRSRW